In one window of Maniola hyperantus chromosome 18, iAphHyp1.2, whole genome shotgun sequence DNA:
- the LOC117990540 gene encoding ubiquitin-conjugating enzyme E2 J1-like has product MTEKYNTKCPGVKRLMREAMELAEATEEYCARPLEDNLFEWHFTVRGPSGTDFEGGIYHGRILLPKEYPMHPPHIILLTPNGRFEINKKICLSISGHHPETWQPSWSIRTALLALIAFMPTPAEGTIGSLDYTPAERIALAKKSTSWACPQCGDITVLFSSTAAQPPTEEEQTVLNQIAFKGEEEQATKPPVELVPEPQNIQFTPQVLESSDSSTSFLDQLTEILVALLVGAIGIFVYRRWNAYGVTDSEL; this is encoded by the coding sequence ATGACAGAAAAGTACAACACGAAATGTCCTGGAGTAAAACGCCTTATGCGAGAGGCTATGGAATTAGCAGAGGCCACTGAAGAATATTGTGCAAGACCCCTTGAAGATAATTTATTTGAGTGGCACTTTACTGTACGTGGCCCGAGTGGAACCGATTTCGAGGGTGGCATATACCATGGCAGGATATTGTTGCCGAAAGAGTATCCTATGCATCCTCCTCATATTATACTATTGACTCCAAACGGCAGGTTTGAAATTAATAAGAAAATTTGCTTATCAATTTCTGGTCATCATCCGGAAACCTGGCAGCCATCCTGGTCGATACGAACAGCGTTGTTGGCACTAATTGCTTTTATGCCTACCCCAGCTGAAGGAACTATCGGATCACTAGATTACACTCCAGCTGAAAGAATAGCCCTTGCAAAGAAATCTACTAGTTGGGCATGTCCACAGTGCGGTGATATTACAGTTCTTTTCTCTTCGACTGCTGCACAGCCACCAACAGAAGAGGAGCAGACTGTACTCAACCAGATAGCATTTAAAGGTGAGGAGGAGCAAGCAACAAAGCCTCCAGTGGAGCTTGTTCCTGAACCCCAGAACATACAGTTCACACCACAGGTGCTGGAGTCATCAGATTCGTCTACTAGTTTCTTGGATCAATTAACAGAAATTCTTGTGGCACTTCTAGTAGGTGCAATAGGAATATTTGTATATAGGCGTTGGAACGCTTATGGTGTCACTGACTCTGAATTGTAG